Below is a genomic region from Vitis riparia cultivar Riparia Gloire de Montpellier isolate 1030 chromosome 5, EGFV_Vit.rip_1.0, whole genome shotgun sequence.
ATCTAAGTCATGAAAAGCTCCAAACAAACCCTTTCTCTTTTGCACATGAAAAGCTCCAAACAAAACTGAGAGCCTGTATGCACTGTCTTCCCTCTGTGAATTTGTACTATTATCAAAGAATCACATATTAGAGTTCAAAAGATTCTCTAacctttattaaaaaataatggcaGCATGGCACATAAGCAAAAGCACTCTACTAGTGGGGGATTCATGATTAGCATATATGACCTTTAATTTTCTATCACCCACTAGCCAGTCCTTTCAAACAAGAAGTATTCATGAAATTTGTACAAGTATCTTATTGGAATTcgttttgtttcatttttcagATGGTCTGCCATTGCAGCGAGATTACCGGGTCGGACTGACAATGAGATAAAGAATGTGTGGCACACCAACTTGAAGAAGAGgctcaaaaaaaaattggtcaCTCCTAATTCTAAAGGCCACTCTACTGCAGCAGCGTCCAAATGTGACTCGGGTTCTGCGTGCCAGTCCGAACCAGTCAATTTAAATTTTCCAGGAAAAATATCCCCACAACCATCTTCCAGTGAATTCTCTTCAATTACAGACTCCCCAATAAGGAACATGGAGAGACACATGAACACTGGCATCAAGGATGAACAGATGGACTCACTGGAATCATTTCCTGAAATTCATGAAAGTTTTTGGTCAGATGCACTGTCCTCTGATAATTCAAGCATGCCATCGGCTTTCCATACCGTCAACGACGAATCACAGCTTCAATTTCCATTATCTCCAGCCGATGCCCTGGAAGTTGGGTATGGACACAGTTCCAGAAT
It encodes:
- the LOC117914194 gene encoding transcription factor MYB4-like → MARSPCCDKMGLKKGPWTPEEDKILVAHVQKHGHGNWRALPKQAGLLRCGKSCRLRWVNYLRPDIKRGNFSREEEDAIIDLHEKLGNRWSAIAARLPGRTDNEIKNVWHTNLKKRLKKKLVTPNSKGHSTAAASKCDSGSACQSEPVNLNFPGKISPQPSSSEFSSITDSPIRNMERHMNTGIKDEQMDSLESFPEIHESFWSDALSSDNSSMPSAFHTVNDESQLQFPLSPADALEVGYGHSSRIDDGMEFWYDVFIRAGGLQELN